In a single window of the Cervus elaphus chromosome 1, mCerEla1.1, whole genome shotgun sequence genome:
- the APLNR gene encoding apelin receptor, giving the protein MEDGGEYDGYYGADNQSECEYADWPPSGALIPAIYMVVFVLGTAGNGLVLWTVFRSGRDRRRAADVFIASLAVADLTFVVTLPLWATYTYRDYDWPFGAFACKLSSYLIFVNMYASVFCLTGLSLDRYLAIVRPVANARLRPRVGGALATGGLWALAGLLALPVLVFRATGAVLQAENATRVQCYMDYSLVAGPDAEWAWEVGLGVSSTALGFAGPFAVMLTCYFCIGRTVAGHFGKERARGLRKRRRLLAIIAVLVLTFALCWLPYHLVKTLYVLGSLLRWPCAFDLFLMNVFPYCTCVSYVNSCLNPFLYAFFDPRFRQACASVLCWGRRGCGGAWRAGGGGGGGGGRGGGGGGDKSASSSSSASSGQSQGPGPGGAGKGGEPTPEKSIPYSQETLVVD; this is encoded by the coding sequence ATGGAAGACGGTGGCGAGTACGACGGCTACTATGGGGCGGACAACCAGTCTGAGTGTGAGTACGCCGACTGGCCGCCCTCCGGCGCCCTCATCCCCGCCATCTACATGGTGGTCTTCGTCCTGGGCACGGCGGGCAACGGCCTGGTGCTCTGGACCGTCTTCCGCAGCGGCCGCGACCGGCGGCGGGCGGCCGACGTCTTCATCGCCAGCCTGGCGGTGGCCGACCTCACCTTCGTGGTGACCCTGCCGCTCTGGGCCACCTACACCTACCGGGACTACGACTGGCCCTTCGGGGCCTTCGCCTGCAAGCTCAGCAGCTATCTCATCTTCGTCAACATGTACGCCAGCGTCTTCTGCCTCACCGGCCTCAGCCTGGACCGCTACCTGGCCATCGTGAGGCCGGTGGCCAACGCCCGGCTGCGGCCGCGGGTCGGCGGCGCCCTGGCCACGGGCGGCCTGTGGGCGCTGGCCGGCCTGCTGGCCCTGCCCGTGCTGGTCTTCCGCGCCACGGGCGCCGTGCTGCAGGCGGAGAACGCCACCAGGGTGCAGTGCTACATGGACTACTCACTGGTGGCCGGCCCCGACGCCGAGTGGGCCTGGGAGGTGGGCCTGGGCGTCTCGTCCACCGCGCTGGGCTTCGCGGGGCCCTTCGCCGTCATGCTGACCTGCTACTTCTGCATCGGCCGCACGGTGGCCGGCCACTTCGGCAAGGAGCGCGCGCGGGGCCTGCGCAAGCGCCGGCGGCTGCTGGCCATCATCGCGGTGCTGGTGCTCACCTTCGCGCTGTGCTGGCTGCCTTACCACCTGGTGAAGACGCTCTACGTGCTGGGCAGCCTGCTGCGCTGGCCCTGCGCCTTCGACCTCTTCCTCATGAACGTCTTCCCCTACTGCACCTGCGTCAGCTACGTCAACAGCTGCCTCAACCCCTTCCTCTACGCCTTCTTCGACCCCCGCTTCCGCCAGGCCTGCGCCTCGGTGCTCTGCTGGGGCCGCCGGGGCTGCGGCGGCGCCTGgcgcgcgggcggcggcggcggcggtggcggcggccggggcggcggcggcggcggggacaAGTcggccagctcctcctcctcggcGTCGTCGGGGCAGAGCCAGGGCCCCGGGCCGGGCGGCGCGGGGAAGGGCGGGGAGCCGACGCCGGAGAAGTCCATCCCCTACAGCCAGGAGACCCTCGTGGTGGACTAG